From the Terriglobia bacterium genome, the window CCAGGTCCACGACGGCGTGGCGTGCCATTGCGAAGGTCAGCTCTGCCTGCCGCTCTGCAGCCCCATCCACCCCGACTATTACCAGTGCGCTCGTGTCGAGAATCGCCGTCAAGGCTGCCAACCAGGACTGGTTATTGTGTTGAGAGCGGTAGTAGCAAAGAACCGGATAAGAAATGTGGCTCTCCATCAGGTCTGCCGACCAGTGCTCCCAGTCCCGGAGGAGGTCATCGATCGCTTCCACGCGGTTCCCGTGGCGGCGCAGCAGTTCCGCGGCGCTCGGCGGCGATCCGGCGCGTGCGTCGAGCAGCGAGATGTTGGTCTCGCGCCGGGAGAACGCCTGATAGATCACGGGCAGATAACCAATTACGAGCGCAAAGAACCCGAAGCCCATCCCGGTTTCGACTACTGCCAGCACGCGTCCGAGCGGAGCGGCAGGAGTCACATCTCCATAGCCCAGGGTAAAAAACGTGGTGCCGCTCATGTAGACATAAGTGCCGAAACGTACGGGTCCGTCAGGCGCGTGGAGCGGCGAAACCAGGGCCCACTGAAGCATGGCAAAGCCCATAAGAAGTCCTGACGCCCAGACGGATAGCAGAAGAATCAAAGAGAGGGGCCCGAACCAGCTGAGGTAGTCCTCCCGCCGCTTGCCGGACCTCATTCGCCGCGCGAGGGCCCGCCACGGAATCCAAATCATGCGGTAGAAAAATCTCGTAAATCGAAACCGCCTGGTTACCCGCCGGGGGAGGATAATCGCCTCAAAACCGTCCTGCAGGATGATGAGAATCAGGAGGATGCCGAAAACGCCGATGAGTGTTTTCATCGAGAATCCTGCATGAACACTTCCAGAGTTTCACTTTGGCCGCCTTGGAGCGGCATGACCTTGCACGGATTTCGAGATTGCAGGTTCTTTCGCCCCTTCAGAGCGCTTTCTCCTTTTATCCCACACAGGGATGGCTTCGCTCACCCCAGGTTTTGGTGCAGCCGGTGCGTCCATGTAACCAGGCTGTTGAGAAGCTCGCGAATCCGCTCCTTGATCTTCTCGTCAATGAGATTCCCCGAGGCATCGAATCGCTCTGCCGCGTTCGTGATCATGACTTCAGGCTGGTTCAGAGCGTGCATGTTCAGGAAGACGAAACACTGGCGCAAATGGTACTGGGCCCGCGCGGTTCCCATGGTACCGATCGACGCTCCCATCACCGCGACCGGCTTGCCGTTCCAGGCATTGTCTCCATAGGGTCTCGAAGCCCAGTCGATGGCGTTCTTCAGTACTCCGGGGATCGAGTAGTTGTATTCAGGGGTCACCAGCAGAATCGCACCGGCGGCGCGCACGCGGCTCTTTAGTTCGGCTACCTTTGCAGGCGGGTGCTGCTCCTCATCCTGATTGAAACCTGGAATGCCGTCGAGCTCGAAAACCTCGAGCTCGGCCCCCGCGGGGGCGAGTGCCTGGGCGGCACGCAAAGCTGCTCTGTTGAATGAGCCACGGCGCAGGCTTCCCGCAATGCCAAGAATCTTCACTATCCTCTTCCCTGATTCTGCCATCCTCGCACTCCTTTCCAGACAGCGAGTGCCGAATGAAATCATTCAGCACTCGCCACTCGTCGCTCGTTCACAGTTGGATGAGCGCTTCCAGAAACCACAGCCACTTGTCGATGTCACGCGACATCCCGTTAAACAGATCCGAGGTGGCCGTGTCGTCCACTTTGGCCGTCGTGTCGATGGCTGCGCGTGTGCAGGCAGCGACTATAGGGGCACCCATCATTCTAAAGGCATCTTGTTCCGCCCCCTAAATAGATTATCGTGCCCGCACACTCTCTTCAATCCCAACAGCGTTAGTGGACAAGGGACTAGCAGTTCTGTCAACGGCAAGGCGATTTCCAACGTCGCGGCGCTGCAGGCGGATCTTGGCAACTGCCGCCTGGAAGTCCGGTTGTATTGCAGATCCAGCGTGCGCATCAGCTCCGATTTATCGTGTTGGATTTGCCTGACAGCGGCGAAAAGCTGTCGATCCCATGGTGAAACTTCCGGTCCTTCAATACATCTAATCTTCTGCAATCGTCTCCCCCGCGGGCCGCAGGGGTGCAGGACCGGAAACATATGCGACATAGACTCCAATGGTTTGTCACGGGCGGCTTCATTATTGTGGGTGCGCTGGCCGCATTCGGCGCGGGTCAATCCTCCGCCTCTCAGAAATCCGACTCCCCCCAATCCATCCACGTTGAGGTCGAGATGGTGTCGCTGCCGGTGGTGGTCACGACCAGGGAAGGCAGGCGTGTCACGGATCTGACCAAGGATGACTTCACGGTCATAGAGGACGGGGTTAAGCAAGAGATCAGCGGTTTCGAGACCACGGACGAGCCGATAGACGTGTTGCTTGCGCTGGACACGAGCGGGAGCGTCGAGCGGAAGCTTGGCCGGATCCAGAATGAGGCGATAGATTTCGTCAATCAGCTTCATCCGGACGATGAAGTGGCAGTGATGTCCTTTGCGGGGGACGTAACGCTTTTGCAGGATTTCAGTATTGACCGTGATCGGAATGCTCGCGCCATCAAGGAGACGCGCCCCGGCGGATCCACCGTAGTTTATGAAGCTGTCTGGCTGGGACTCGAAGAGGTGTTGAAGCCGGTGACGGAGCGATGCGCTCTGGTTCTTTTCACCGATGGTGTCGACACGGCGAGTCGCAAAGCCTCAATGCAGGAGACGCTGGAGCTGGCCAAAGAGACGAAGGCGACCGTCTACAGTGTCTACTTTAACACCGAGGCGGATGTGGCGAGGGGAGCTCCGAGGCCCATGGGCCGGGGCAGAATGGGGCTGCCGAGACCGCCCATCTATGGGCCGGGCGGCTCGGACATGGAGTACACCCGCGGCCGCGCCTACCTGAGCGAGCTGTCGGAGTACAGCGGGGGTACCGTATTTGATGCGCTGAAGATGGAGGATCTGTCGTCCGCCTTTCGGGAAATTGCCGATGAGCTGGCCAGCCAATACAGTATCGGATATTACTCATCGAATCAGAAGCACGATGGCAAGTTTCGCAAGGTCGAGGTCAAGGTAAACAGGCCTGGTTTGTTAGCCCGCACTAAGAAGGGATACTACGGAAAGAAGGAGTATACAGAGCGTCAAAAATAGTGCTGCAAAGGAAGGATTATATCGGAAGCGCGAGCCGGACGTGGATTAACGCGGATCAGATACGCGTGCAGAGCTTTGGCCGTCGGGACGGCCAAAGCTCCGCCAGCGTTCATCCGCGTCCTGAAAGTCATTGCCGCCGCGCCTTCGGCGCTTCTTCTCCCTGCATTCTCTATCCCGGCCTCACGGCCGGGTCCATTCAGTGCCGGACCTGAGCGACAACAATTTCGCACCGGTGGGCAAAAAGAGTCGCTTCCCTGTTCTTATGGGTGCCTCACGGAATTCAGACAACATACGAATGCCCAGCATGCGGCAGAATTTATTAATGAATTCATATGTATGTCGACATGACGAGGCATCAAGACACAATCAAATGCACGGTGCCAGAGCATCCATGTCCACATACCAGGTGACTACAAGCTCAAGTTTCTGGTGCGCGACAACGGCAACGGGAAGTTGGGAAGTTTCGAGGAACCGATCAGCGTTCCGTCAGTCGATCTGAAAACGCTCGACACCAGCTCCATCATTCTGGGCAATCGATTGGCGGATGCCACGGGGGGCGGCTCGGCGGCGGACGGGATCACGCACCAGGGTGCGATGCGCAGATTTCAGGATCTGGGATTCGGCTACAATCCGCTGGTAGTGGGCGATAAAAGGATCGTGCCCAGTATCGGCAACGTTTTTCTCAACGGTCAGACCGTATATGTCTATTTTCAGGTCTATGGCGCGGCGGCCGCCCAGGAGAGCCAAAAGCCCTCGATCGCGACATACCTGATGCTCATGAGAGCCAACACCAAGATCCTCGAGTCCACGCCCGAAATTGTCCGGGACTGGACCAAACAGAGCGGAGGTCCCGGATTTGGAGGCAGGGGCGGCCCCGGAGGATTTGGAGGTATGCGGGGCCACGGGGCCGGGTGGCATGAGAGGGCCTGGGGGGCCAGGAGGCTTCGGCGGAACGCAGACTGAAGACCGGAAAGGAGAGGCAACCGTAGCAATCGCCCTGCCTCTGAAGAGTCTCAAGAAAGGTACATACACCTTGCAGATCCACGTGTGGGACACAATCGCCGATATGCACATATACCGCCGCGTCCCCATCGTCATCCAATAAACGCGCTGCCGAAACTGGTCTCGGGGCCGGAAAGCACAACTTGAAGATTTACCCTTTGGCGTCAAGGCTTACTTTTCACGGTAGAAATGTCAAAAAAGCAAATCTTCGAGGCCCGACACCGGAGGGCGGGAGTTGGCCTCGGCAGAACGACCTGTGATTCGGCCTGGCCTATCAGGCCGCATCGCCGTCAGCCCCCGTCTGTCCGTCAAGTGGAGCACAGAAGAGGGGCCGTTCCGATCGCTGCTCTGATACAATTTCCCCGCTATGCCGAAATTTGATCACGGCCGCGGCGCGGCGTATAACCCTCCTAACCGCTTCCACAAGTTCCACATCGAACCGCTCGAAGGGGAGGATGAGCAACCACCGGTGCCGACCGAGTTTTATGTGGATTCGGCGCGGTCGATCCTCGCTGAAAACGACAGCCCGGATGTTCCCTTCACCTACAGCATCAACCCATACCGCGGCTGCGAGCACGGCTGCATTTATTGCTACGCGCGACAGACCCACGAGTACCTCGGCTTTTCCGCCGGCGTGGATTTTGAATCGAAGATTTTGGTCAAGCCCAATGCCCCGGAGCTGCTGGAACAAGCCTTCCGCCGAAAGTCGTGGCGGCCGCAACCGGTCTGCCTATCGGGCAACACCGACTGTTACCAGCCTGTGGAACGCCGTCTCGAGCTCACCCGCAGGTGCCTGCGAGTTTTCCTCAAATACCGCAATCCGGTCACGATGATCACCAAGAGCCATTTGATCACGCGAGACCTCGATATCCTGAAGGAACTGGCACGGCTCAACCTGGTATCCTGCCATTTCTCAATTACCACGCTCGATCCGCGCCTGGCACGCATCATGGAACCGCGGGCGGCCACTCCAAGCCGGCGGATGGAAGCGCTGCGACTGCTCGCCGAGGCCGGCGTGGCAACCGGGGTCAGCGTGTCGCCCGTGATACCGGGACTTACGGATGAGGAGATTCCAGCGATCCTGAGGGATGCCGCCGCCAACGGAGCCAAGTCCGCGGTATACATTGTGGTCCGGCTGCCGCTGGCAGTTGAAGAACTGTTTGTCGAATGGCTTGCGCGGCACATGCCTGCCCGTTCTGCCAAGATCCTCAACCGGCTCAAGGAGATTCGTGGCGGCAAGCTCAGCACCAGCGACTTCGACACCCGCAAGCAGGGAGAAGGCAAATTCGCCGAGAGCCTTCGCGCGCTCTTCGAAATGTCCTGCCGGAAATTTGGTCTAAGCCAGGCCGGCCTCGCACTCGCCACCCACCACTTCACCCGCGACGCCGGCTCCCAGCGTCCCCTCTTCTGAGCGGGGTCGGACCGAGGCAGAGTCTGCACGGGCAACAGATACGAAAATAACGAGCTCCTGCAAAGCCCTCAATCTTCATACTGTGCCTCTATCTGTGGTTCAATTCGGAGCGTCGCATGAAGGGAGAGCAGGGATGGCCCCCGAGGGGACACAGTCCGCATGCTTCCTTCAGTTGTAGGCCGTAAGCGCTTGGGCGATCTGAAGCAGGGCCTTGATCCTGACGTACTCATCTTCAATCGCATGGACGCGACTGAGTGCGGCGCCGAAATCATCCAGGGCATTCTGAGCGATCAGAAATAGTTCGAAATCATCGGACGGGTGCAGCCCACCGGCGCCGGATGAGGTTGGAGCTGCTGCCTGTTCCTTGTTCTTCTCTTCCTCGCGCAACTCGGTCACCAGTATGAACCCCTCCCTGAGCAGGGTGGGGTCAACTTCACCCTCGATCTGACGCAGAGCCGATATCAGGCTCCTCAGGGAAGAGGATCGCTGCTGGAGAGATTCGAATGCAGGAAGCAGGCCATGCGCGACATCGAGGGCGATTGAACTGAGGTCGGGGTCCGTGTAATTCGCAACCTGTGCCAGCGAGATAAGGACAGGAAAATGCTCTTTCTTTTGGCAGGTATCCGCCAGCTTGCGCCGGACTGCCACCGGATTGAGCTCCGCCTTGCCGCGCAGGGATCGCAGCAGCTCGGAGGGATTGAGCGGTTTCTCGGGCGCGGCGCTGTTTTGGAGGTTGTTGGGGGCAGCCCCGGGCAGAGTAGCCGCCATCACCGGAGGAGGGTTGTTTGCTGGATAGGACTTCGGTGCGGGCGCGCTGGAGAGAGGGGAAGGGCTAAGGATATTGTCGATCCCTCCAAGCTGATCCAGCTTGGCTCTCAATCCGGGATCAGAGCTTAATATCTTCGCCGCCAGTTCCGGTCTCCCGTAAAGGGCGCGGACCATGTTCAGTGTGGCTGCCTCGGCAGGATTCAGCGAGACCCTGTCCTCTCCCAGCACATAGATCACGCCGGGATTTACGCTGTTGTCCTGGCGAGAAAGCAGACTTTTATAGGCTTCAAGAGCATCCGGGCACCTCTCGGGGTAGAAGCTGACCATGCCCCGCAAAAAGGCCTCGTACTCGTTGTTCTTGCTCGGGTCGGGAGGGCGGTTGCCGAGGTCCGCTATCGCCTGATCCAGCACTGCACGGGCCTTCTCCTTTTGATTCGCAGCTGCCAGTGCCGCTGCCACGCTGAGCCGGGGTGCGAAGGGGAGCGTGGCGGATACCTGGGGCTGCACATACGGCGTGTAGGCCCCATCCGCCAGGGAGCCGGACCCCTGGCTCAAAAGCCGGGCGTTGAGTTCACTCTGAAACTGAATCAGAGCCTGTTCACCGGCCTGTCCCAGCTTTGCCGAAGGCGCGGGCCAGAGGTCGGCGATCTGACGGGCTCGCTCCATATCGAGGTCAAAGAGCATATACAACAGCTGCTGTCCCTGAGTCGTGCATTGGCGGTAGAACGCCAGATCCTCGGCCATCTGG encodes:
- a CDS encoding VWA domain-containing protein, with protein sequence MRHRLQWFVTGGFIIVGALAAFGAGQSSASQKSDSPQSIHVEVEMVSLPVVVTTREGRRVTDLTKDDFTVIEDGVKQEISGFETTDEPIDVLLALDTSGSVERKLGRIQNEAIDFVNQLHPDDEVAVMSFAGDVTLLQDFSIDRDRNARAIKETRPGGSTVVYEAVWLGLEEVLKPVTERCALVLFTDGVDTASRKASMQETLELAKETKATVYSVYFNTEADVARGAPRPMGRGRMGLPRPPIYGPGGSDMEYTRGRAYLSELSEYSGGTVFDALKMEDLSSAFREIADELASQYSIGYYSSNQKHDGKFRKVEVKVNRPGLLARTKKGYYGKKEYTERQK
- a CDS encoding potassium channel family protein, giving the protein MKTLIGVFGILLILIILQDGFEAIILPRRVTRRFRFTRFFYRMIWIPWRALARRMRSGKRREDYLSWFGPLSLILLLSVWASGLLMGFAMLQWALVSPLHAPDGPVRFGTYVYMSGTTFFTLGYGDVTPAAPLGRVLAVVETGMGFGFFALVIGYLPVIYQAFSRRETNISLLDARAGSPPSAAELLRRHGNRVEAIDDLLRDWEHWSADLMESHISYPVLCYYRSQHNNQSWLAALTAILDTSALVIVGVDGAAERQAELTFAMARHAVVDLAQTFNMPPRAPVPDRLPPDELTRLRSTLADSGVRLRQDAAADAKLPKLRRMYEPYVNALAEFLFMPLPRWTPASAVVDNWQTSAWGRISARTAASTSIGTDDEEHL
- a CDS encoding NAD(P)H-dependent oxidoreductase; translated protein: MAESGKRIVKILGIAGSLRRGSFNRAALRAAQALAPAGAELEVFELDGIPGFNQDEEQHPPAKVAELKSRVRAAGAILLVTPEYNYSIPGVLKNAIDWASRPYGDNAWNGKPVAVMGASIGTMGTARAQYHLRQCFVFLNMHALNQPEVMITNAAERFDASGNLIDEKIKERIRELLNSLVTWTHRLHQNLG
- a CDS encoding PA0069 family radical SAM protein; protein product: MPKFDHGRGAAYNPPNRFHKFHIEPLEGEDEQPPVPTEFYVDSARSILAENDSPDVPFTYSINPYRGCEHGCIYCYARQTHEYLGFSAGVDFESKILVKPNAPELLEQAFRRKSWRPQPVCLSGNTDCYQPVERRLELTRRCLRVFLKYRNPVTMITKSHLITRDLDILKELARLNLVSCHFSITTLDPRLARIMEPRAATPSRRMEALRLLAEAGVATGVSVSPVIPGLTDEEIPAILRDAAANGAKSAVYIVVRLPLAVEELFVEWLARHMPARSAKILNRLKEIRGGKLSTSDFDTRKQGEGKFAESLRALFEMSCRKFGLSQAGLALATHHFTRDAGSQRPLF